In Paenibacillus stellifer, the DNA window TCCGTCTGCTTCGCCCGCGCTGCTGAAGCCGTACACAACGCCTCCGAAGCCGATTGAAGACAGCACGATGGAGAACCAGTCAATGGCCGGCTTCGTTACTTTCGTAATATTCTGCATGAACAGAATGCCGAAGATCAGCGCGATAACGAGAAACGGCAGCGACAGCCAGAAGATCCAGTGCCAGCTCAGGTTCTCGATCAGAAGACCCGCGATCGTCGGGCCGGTTGCAGGCGCAACCATGATGACGAGGCCGATCATGCCCATGGCCGCGCCTCTTTTTTCCGGCGGGAACAGGACCAGAATCGTATTAAACATCAACGGGAGCAGCAGTGCCGTTCCCATGGCCTGAACGACGCGCGCCACAAGCAGGAAGCCGAAGCTCGGCGCCATGGCTGCGATGAACGTTCCGATAATCGAGAAAGACAGTGAAGCGATGAACAATTGTCTGGTCGTGAACCGCTGAATCAGCAGTCCCGAAATCGGCACCAGAATACCGAGGGTAAGCAGATATACGGTAGTCAGCCATTGTGCGGTGCTTGGCGTAATATTGAGCACTTTCATCAGGTCGCTGAGCGCGACATTAAGAGCTGTTTCACTGAACATGCCGATGAAGCCGCTGAGGAGCAGCGAGATCAGGATCGGCATTTTCCTGACTTTCTTCAGATTGACAGCTTGAGCTTGCATGGTTTCTCCCACTTTCGATCTTCCTCCTGGAATAAGTTTGTTCTCTTCTCTATCTCTTTATTCTGTGGCTATTTCTCTGCCGGGCGATTCAGCAACTCAGCAGCGGCATGGGCAGCCGCGAGCAGCGGCCCTCCCTCCTTGCAGGTCAGCGCCTGAAGCAGCGCGCCTTCAATCAGAGAAACGGTTGCCGAGGCCTTGCGGACCGCTTCCTCTTCCTGAAAGCCGTCGCGGACAAGGCGCTCTCCGATCACATTCTGCCAGTCCAGGAATACGGAGCGGCAGGCTTGCTGCAGCTGGTCGCTGATTCCCGAGGTTTCCACCGCCAACCAGAAGCTGAGCGGAACCAGTCCCTCATAGGCGCTCTTCTCCGCCTCCCGGGCGATCCCGTGCAGCAGGTCGCTTACGGCCTCGCCGGCCGATCCGCCATTATCCATGTAGCACCGCAAATCCCGGGACATGTTCTCGCTTGTTCGATTGATACAGGCAAGCGCCAGCTCCTCCTTTCCGTCCGGAAAGTAATAGTACAATGACCCCTTGGGTGACTCGCTGTCCTTGATAATCTGGTTCAGACCGGTCGCGTGATAGCCCTGACAATAAAAAAGCTTGGATGCGGTATCCAGGATGGCATCGCGCGTATTCGGCTTGTTGGTCATTTACCTTCCGGCCCCTCTCATTATAACAATCGGTCTACATATTTTAAACACAATTTTAAATAAAAATCAACCTCCACTCTTTCCACAATTACGTTCTGGATATATAATGGAGTTATTCCAACTAAAGAGGTGGGTTAAGGTGGCTAAAGAAAGCAAAGGTATTCCCCGGCCGCTCGTTAGAGTTAACCAATCCGTTATCGTATTATCGCTTCTTCTAACCTGGTTCACAGGGTTGTACTGGATTCTTGCGGTTCCTCTGGCAGCCGGTCTGCTCGGGCTCATATTCCGGTATAACCCGGTGATTAAGTGGTCTGCGCGATTCCTGAAAAAAGACAGATCCGCATATATTCTGGAGGACGAGGAACAGCAGCAGTTCAACCAGACAATCGCCGTAGCGTGCCTGGCTGCCGGGCTGATCAGCTATATCGCCGGCTGGCTGACCGCTGCTTATATTTTCACCGCTATAGTGGCCTTGGCCGCATTCGTCGCCATTCTGGGCTTCTGCATCGGCTGCTTCATTCATTATCAATGGAAAATGTACACCTACCGCCGCAAGCAGAGCAGCACCCGTTGACAGCCGTCCCAGTCCCATGAAAAAGCCCCTGCACCAAGTCGTTATGACAAGTGTGAGGGGCTTTTGTCTTTTGCCGCACATAGGGCCGCGCGCTGGGTCTCAGCCGTTCTCTTCTTCCTCTCCGGCGACAGACCAGCGGTGGCTGAATTTCTGCAGCCGGGGATGAATCTCGCGGGGCGCTTTGGAGAGCAGCAGCCGGATCTTCCTGATCCACTCCTCGAAAGTTGAGAATGAGGCGAACTGGTTAGCCATGTCCGGAGTCAAATACAGAAAATGAGGCGCCGGATAACGCTCGGTCAAGTGCCGCAGCGCAGAATCGATAGGCGTGTATTTTTTGCGCTTGCCCTCCAGATTCTCGACGGTAATGTAGGAAGCGCCGTAGTCTCTTTTCCACTCATGCAGCCGGTCCTCCCGCTTATAGTACGAGCTGGCTGGCTCCTTCGACATTCGGCGTACCGTCTCCTCATGCAGCGGATAGAGCACCAGCTTGGCGAATTTCATGTCCCGCGCTGCCTCGGCGGCCGCGTTCAGCTCTTCATCGGTCGTGCGTTCAAAGGAATCGTACACGATAAGCGTTCCCTTGCGCTCGGGCGCAGACGGCTCATAGCCATAAGGCATATGCTGAATATTGCGTCCCATTGGTCGTTCCTCCCGGGTTCGATTTCGGTGTTCGCCTTTGTCTTTCGGGCATCCATATCATACCTTGTATGACCGCAGGAAGCAAAAAGCAAGATCAGTCACCCATGCACCACTCCTTACATTTCCGCTTCCCTATGCCCGTTCAGACCCGGAATCATATCTTTTCTCCGGAACACACTCAGAATGATGCCCAAGGCGGCATATTCGATCAGCAAGTGGCTTCCCCCGTAGCTTATAAATGGAACAGGAAGATTGACCAGTATAAGGTAGCCGGATAATTTGGCCAGTCCGTACAGCAGCTGCAAGATAATTGTCAGAGATAGGCCTGCTAGAAGCGCTCTTCCGTAAGGATCGCGTACCGACTTCCAGGCCTTTATTGCCTGAAGCAGAAAGCCGAGCATAACAGCGGCAAGAAGAAGTCCCACCGACCAGCCGAAGCAGTAGATCAAATAGGGCAGCAGCATGTCACTATACAATAAAGGCAGATCAGGAAGCAGCACTCCGAACCCATGACCACGCCAGCCAGCAGTGGCCAATGCCTCTCTCATTTGTATCATCATATAACCTGCACCGTCTGCGAACCGCTCCGGATTTAGCGTTGATATCACGCGCATGCTCAAGTACTCTGATCGCCAAATAGCTGCACCTCCGATCACAACCCCTACCAGACCAAGAGCTATTGGAAGGCCCCATTTGCCCGTCAGCCATATGTACAGAATCAAGATGACTGCAAGAAATATAAGGAGCTCCGGGATAGCATAACTGCGGACATAGAGAAACATCGGGATACCAATCAGCAGAAGGTCCCGCCACCTGACGATGATTCTGCCACGATACAAACTCAGGTTTGATAGCCAGATTCCCAGGATCGATGCAGGAAGCAAGTACAGGCTCCAGCCCACAACATCAATGGCAGAGCCTATGGGCAGAGTCAGCCATCTGTGCGATCCGTTAACACTGCGCGGGCATAAATTAACTAGGATCATCCCCGCTATTGTGCAGATGTAGAACGGCCATGACAAGCTTCGCAGCTTGCGGTAATCCAACAGCATCATAATGAGCATAATCAATAGTCCGGGTATGATGAAATGAATATGTGCACTCCCCACCATAGCATGAAGCGGACTATTGAACTCGGGTCTGATTGCTGCCCGGCTTACTGAGAACATACCTATAATACCAATACCTGAGAACAGCAAGGTTGTAATCAGCAAGCCCCAATGAACTCTCGGCTTATGAATCCGGTTAAGGTTTCTGCCGATTTCAACGGGATCACCCATCTATAAGTTTGAATTCCCCACCGCTCAGATCGGATACCTTAACATCTTTAAGCTTCATGAGGTTTGCCAGATTTAGTTTCTTGTTCATGCTGCTTTCAAAATCATCGCCGCCTATTGAAGCGAATGCGTCCAAAGCCAATTGAAGCTTTTCCAGCAGCGAATCCATGTCCGATGTGGTTTCCATTTCAGCATAAATGGATGCGGTCTCATCTTGTATCTGGATATAGGCTTCCCCGATATAGTCAAAAACGGTTGTTTCTTCAGGCTTGTCTACTTGCGAGAACTGACTGACATACCCGATTTTGCAGGTCGGATCTATCTCTAGCTTCCCCTCAAACAAATACCTTTCGGGATCGATCAGGATATCGATCAGTGTACTTTTCCCGCTGCCGCTTGTTCCGATAAAAGCGCAATGTTGCCCCTCTTCAAGCGTAAAAACGATAGTGGTGACGATTAGAGATTGGCTGCCTACAAAATCTCTTTATTAAAATGTCCTCTTGTGTCGGTTTCCTGATTAAAGACAGGATTATTCATTGAGCCATTCAATTTGCCTGAGGCCTGATGAATGACTTTCACAACCTGCTCTTGTGATTCAACGGTGAAGCTTAATCGGAATGCCTCGATTCCTTTGATGGTTTGCAGCTCATCCAAAAGATTAAGCGTCTTCCCATTAAGGAGAGTCGTTGTACAATCATCATGGGAAAGGATAGGGAACGTTCCGTTCTCATCTTTTAACGCGTAGCTCTTCGTTTTGCAAACTCTGCATTGATTCATTTTTTTCATCGGACAATATTTAGTGAACATCAAGGGAGCCTTGCCATATACAATCACTTCCAGCGAAGGATAGCCGTCATTTTCTTCATAGTAGGCATTCCTTAAATCTTCCATTTGGCTCTTATTCAATTCATAAGATAAAGTGACTCGTTTTGCACCTAATTTATATAATTCATAGCAACTGGTGGCATTAACAACATTTAGTGAATAGTCTGTAACAAACGGATTCGTTTCTCTGTAGTGATAAATTCCACCATATCCTCCGATTAGGAGCTGCCCTTCTTTTTCCTTATAATGATTTTGATTTCTTCTAACCACGTTATTAAAATAGATTTCCTTAATTCCACAGCTCACGCAAGCATCATACTGTTCCTTAGTCGTTACAGAGGCCGTAAGGTATGGTTTTTGAGCGGCAAAGCTTATTTTCTCCTTTACTTTCAAAGCTTGGGTTCTTTTCTCCCGGCTGTTCAGCTTTAAGTCATATAAGCCCTGTACAATATCTCTTCTTGCTGCATTCAACAGTTTAGCTGGAATAAAGGCATGGCAATCCTCATAATCGACATGGTGAAGCTCGAATATCGTATCATGTAATCTTGAAAATTGCTTGATTACCTGGTCTTTTGTTGTTGGATTATGAATGGCTTCGCCCAGTATTTCCTCGCTTTCATAGAAATAATGAAAGCCTAAGCCCTCCGCATCGATGAAAAGCTTTGAATCTGGACATGCATATACTTTAATATCCAGGGTAAACCGCTTAAATTCTTTTTCCAGTGATGCTTCTAATTCTTTGGAATAGAAATAATCCTTCGTTTTATAGACGACATCTCCTTTAGATAGCGTTTCTTGGATTTTGATATAGCAGACATTATCTGCCTTGTTGATTAATTCGCCCTCTTTATTGTACAGTTTGACAACCGTTAAATTAACATCTTCCTTGTTGTGGCTTATTCGGATAGTATCGTTTTGATTTAATGGACGTGTAAGTGTTATTTCATACCTATCTTTAACAATCCTGCTGATGATTCCAATTTCATAACCAAAGTTATTCGGTCTTAGGATGTTTGTAATATTTTTCTTATCTTCGTGGAACAAATAGCCTTTGGTGAATGTTCGATTGAATGTTTTTTTCAGATTTTCTTTCTCTTCTTCGGTTATTTTATTATCCAAGGCCATGCGATATTTTGATACAACATTAGCAACATACGTAGGCACTTTCATTCGACCTTCAATTTTTAAAGAATCGATTTCTTTTAAATCCTGGATGTAATCGATGGTGTTTAAGTCCTTGGTCGATAGAATAAAGTTCTTCCCCAGAGAAGCATCGGTTGTCAGATCCATTAGTTCATAATCCTTGCGGCATGAACCCACACATCTTCCGCGATTTCCGCATCGATAGCCAATTAATCCTGACATTAGACAGTTCCCCGAATAAGAGACACATAACGCACCGTGAACGAAAATTTCCAAGGGGATTTCCGCTATTCGTTTGATCTCTTTTACTTTTTCAATCTCAACCTCACGGGACAGAACAACTCGTTTAGCACCAAGTTCTTTAAACAATAAAGTTCCGGCTACATCGTCTATTCCCATTTGAGTGGAGCAATGGGCTTCCATATCAAGAAAGTTCTTCACGATATAATCGAAAGCGGCCAGGTCCTGGACGATAATGCCATCCACACCAATTTCATTTAATTCGTGGATCTGTTCTTTCATCTCTTCCACTTCATTTTCGAAAACGATGGTATTCATGGTAACATAGATTTTAACGTTCCTCAGGTGCGCATACGTAACCGCCTCTTGTAACGATTCGAAATCAAAATTAGATGAGTATGCACGTGCTCCAAATTTTTGCATTCCTAAGTATATGGCATCACAACCATTCGAAATGGCAGCTTTTAAAGCTTCCATATTTCCTGCTGGAGCTAATAATTCAGTCATTTTTTCCTCCTGATGACCCATAAATGATTTAAAAGTTGCCCCTGTTTATGATACGGTTCACTACGATTGATTTTCAACTAGTCTAAAACTCGATTTTCCTTTGACAAATACTTCTTCGAAATTGCGGCTAATCCCTCTTCAAAAAAGTAAAAAGCCTCCCATGCGGGAGGCTTACGAACTCATTCTTTATGATCCTGCGCCCTTGTAGCGGCGTACTCCCCGGCTCCAGGTGAACAGCCCGATCCCCAGGAAAATCGCGCCCATTACTGGCGTGAGCAGCGCCATTCGCGTCATCTCTTCGCGTCCCAGGAAGAGCGCGGCGGGATAGACGCCTACAAAAGCGAAAGGCAGAATCCAGGTGAGCAGCACCTGAATCGCCCGGTTGTAGATCGTTACGGGATAGCGTCCGTACGTCTGGATGTTGTACATCAGCGGAATAATGCCGGTCGGCGCATCCGAGTAGAACGACAGCGAAGTCAGCGTCGTATAGATGCCGGTATAGATCGCCGTCGCGCTGAGCGTCAGCACAATAATCGCCGGAATAGTCCACCATTCAAACGGAAGACCAAGGTTATATCCGCTGACTCCCATGATCAGAAGACCGATCAGCGAGCCGACCAGCGAAGGCGGATCGACATTTTCCAGAAAGATCTGAAAGAGATTATGCGCCGGTCGCGTCAAAATCCGGTCCATCTCGCCTTTGACAATATAGCGGTCGCTGAAATTCCACATATTGACGAAGCAGCTGAAGACGCCGTAGGGCACCATAAAGAATCCGTATACGAACACGACCTCGTTCTGGCTCCAGCCCGCCAAGCTGTTCGTATGCATGAAGATCACGAAGATGAAGATCAGGTTCGTGGCCTGGAACAGCAGATCGGAGATGACTTCAACCCAGAAGTCGGCCCGATAGGTGAGGCGGGTCTTCATGTAATTTTTCAAATATTCCGACAAGAGTCCCAAATGATATCTCATGATGATCAGCCCCCCTGCACGAACAGCCGCTGTCTGGCAGCGCGATACAAGAAGAATAGCGGAATGAGCAGCACGGCGAACCAGAAGATCTGGATGCCGAGCACATTCCATATCCCGACGCCCTTCACCCGGCCCGTAAAGACGGAGCCCGGCAAATAGGTGATCGCCTGGAACGGCAGCACCTTCAGGATGCCCGACAGCCAGCCCGGGAAGAGACTGATCGGAATAATAAGGCCCGAGAACAGATCGACGATGACGCGCTTCATCCGCATCAACCCCTCGTTATTCTCTACGAAGAACGCCAGCAGACCGGTAATGACATTGATCTGCGAGTTGATCAGGAAGCTGAAGAACAGCATAACCAGGAATCCCGCCCACGCCGCAGGATCACTCGGCAGCTTCACCGGGAACAGCAGCATGGCAATCGCCATGCCCGGAATCATGAACAGCATGAACCGGAACATGCCCTCGCCGAGGCCCTGCATCATTTTGGCCAGGACATAATTGTAAGGACGGATGAACTGGATCGCAATGCTGCCGTCGCGGATATCGGTTGAAATCTCCCGGTCCAGATTGTTGAAGTAGAATGCTCTGGCCATCCACGAGACAGCCACGTAGGTCGTCATCTGGGAGGCGGTGAAGCCGCCAAGCGACTCCCCTTCTCCGTAAATGGCTTTCCAGGTGAAATAATTGACGCCAATATTCAGGGAGTAGATGAGAATGCCTGTGTAATAATTCAGCCGGTAAGCCAGCATCGTCAAGAAGCGGATGCGAATGAAATCGAAGTAGGCGTCAAGCAGCAGACGCCTTTCGCTGCGGGCGGGCTTCGCCTCTCCTCCGAATCCGCCTCCGGCCGGGGCGGCGGCTCCCGCCGTTCGCTTAAACATGGCCGGCTCCTTCCCCGGAGACCGCCAGAACCGCCTCTTCGCTCTTGCTCGCCGAGCCCGACTGGTAAATGCTGCGGACGATGTCATCCGTATTGGTCTCGATAATCTTGATGTCGGTGATGTCGGCCTGCCCGACGACACGGGCGAGCACATCGGAGACGTTCAGCTCCAGCGGAATCCAGGCTGTCGCGCCCAGCTGGTTCTCGGCCGACCATCTAACCGGCATGCCGAATGTCAGCTCCTCCAGCTTGGTTAGCCTGGTTGGCGCGCCGAATTGGAACTCGACCTCGCGGCCGGTTCCCCAGCGCTGCTTAAGCTCATCCAGGCCGCCATCGTAGATGATCCGCCCGTCATCGAGCATGATGACGCGGGAACAGAGCGCTTCGATATCCTGCAGGTCATGCGTCGTCAGCAGGATCGTTGTTCCGTGCTCGCGGTTCATGTCCTTCAGGAAGGAGCGAATCTCCGATTTGACCACGATGTCGAGACCGATCGTCGGCTCGTCCAGGAAGACGATTGACGGGTTGTGCAGCAGCGCCGCAACCAGCTCACAGCGCATCCGCTGGCCCAGGCTCAGCTTGCGGACCGGCCGGTTCAGCAGTTCCTGCAGCTCGAGCCGTTCTACCAGCTCGTCCAATCTTTTCCGGTAATCGGCCTCGCCGACCCGGTACACCTTCCGCAGCAGCTCGAAGGATTCTACAACACCGATATCCCACCAGAGCTGGCTGCGCTGCCCGAAGACAACGCCGATGTTGCGGACGAACTTCTCCCGCTCCTCGTAGGGAACGTAGCCGCCGACGGTCAAGTGACCGGAAGTCGGCACGAGAATGCCGGTCAGCATCTTGATCGTAGTGGACTTTCCGGCCCCGTTCTCGCCGATATAGCCGCAGATCTCGCCCTCCGGGATCTGAAAGGAGATGTCCTTGACGGCCATCACTTCATTGTATTCCCGCTTAAACAAATCAACGAAGGCCCCTTTGAGGCCTCCGCGGTTTTTTTGCACTTTAAAGGTTTTTCGCAAATCCTGCACATCTATAGCTGCCATATTCTACCTCTCTTGCCCGTTATGGTTCATTCAACATCCCATTATAAAGGAACAGGCGAGAAAGCACCACCCATTTGCTTCTTACAGATTGCCTGCAGCCATACCCGTGAAGGGCTGGCTGTCTTCCGCCTCCAGATGTCCGGAACGAATGACCTTCGTGCGGAGATATTTCTCATTAAACACAGACACGTCACCCCACAGCGGAACGCGTCTCGCCACATTCATTCCCGCAGCCTTCAGAGCTCTCAGCTTCTTCGGGTTGTTGGTGATGAGCGTCACCGGCTTCGTCCGGAGCGCCTTCAGGACGCTGATTGCGTCCGAGTAGTCCCGGCTGTCATCTTCGAATCCAAGCTCCAGATTCGCTTCAACAGTGTCCAATCCTTCTTCCTGAAGCAGGTAAGCGAACGCTTTGCTGAAGAGGCCGATGCCTCTGCCCTCATGGTTCGCCAGATAGAAGAGCGCGCCGGAGCCGTTCTCTACGATCATCCGCATCGACTGGCGAAGCTGGAAGCCGCAATCGCAGCGTTTGCTGCCGAATATATCGCCGGTATGGCAAATGCTGTGCACCCGGATCAGCGCCTGCTCGTCATGCTCGAAGTCGCCGTAGACGAGGACGCTGGATTGCTGGCTGTCAGCCAGCTTCATGGAAGGCAGACGGGCGATCAGCTTCTCCGTCATATCTTCGCCGGACAATTCCTGCCGTTCCTCTTCCGTAACATGCAGCCAGCTGTACCATTTGAAGGTGACCGTCTCTCCATCCAGATTTACCGGAAGCGTAATGGGTCCGACGAGAATATTAGCGGAATCACCGCGATCAATAGTTTGAATTTTGTTCTTAAGTATGGAAGCAATCTCCGGTTTAATCATGAGAGCGCACCTTCCTCGGTTATAAAATGTCGATTTAACTGCCGCGACCGACAGTAGTCGTTACTTTTCAAACAAATGTATGGAGTAACTATTTGTAAGTAAGTTTACCATTGTAATATATATTCGTCAAGTTATAATGTATATATAAATATTTATAATTACTTTTTGTAAGTCTGTGGTATACTAATGGCAGAGGTGATTCCATGAAGGACTTTGAAATGTGTCCCCGCTTTGAGAAAGCGGTCGATATGCTTAGCAAGCGCTGGGTCGCGCTCATTGTCTTCGTTCTCATGAAGGGTCCGCGCCGTTTCGGAGAAATCGAAGGCTGCCTGTCC includes these proteins:
- a CDS encoding FtsW/RodA/SpoVE family cell cycle protein, with protein sequence MLITTLLFSGIGIIGMFSVSRAAIRPEFNSPLHAMVGSAHIHFIIPGLLIMLIMMLLDYRKLRSLSWPFYICTIAGMILVNLCPRSVNGSHRWLTLPIGSAIDVVGWSLYLLPASILGIWLSNLSLYRGRIIVRWRDLLLIGIPMFLYVRSYAIPELLIFLAVILILYIWLTGKWGLPIALGLVGVVIGGAAIWRSEYLSMRVISTLNPERFADGAGYMMIQMREALATAGWRGHGFGVLLPDLPLLYSDMLLPYLIYCFGWSVGLLLAAVMLGFLLQAIKAWKSVRDPYGRALLAGLSLTIILQLLYGLAKLSGYLILVNLPVPFISYGGSHLLIEYAALGIILSVFRRKDMIPGLNGHREAEM
- a CDS encoding DUF4395 domain-containing protein, with product MAKESKGIPRPLVRVNQSVIVLSLLLTWFTGLYWILAVPLAAGLLGLIFRYNPVIKWSARFLKKDRSAYILEDEEQQQFNQTIAVACLAAGLISYIAGWLTAAYIFTAIVALAAFVAILGFCIGCFIHYQWKMYTYRRKQSSTR
- a CDS encoding ABC transporter permease, giving the protein MRYHLGLLSEYLKNYMKTRLTYRADFWVEVISDLLFQATNLIFIFVIFMHTNSLAGWSQNEVVFVYGFFMVPYGVFSCFVNMWNFSDRYIVKGEMDRILTRPAHNLFQIFLENVDPPSLVGSLIGLLIMGVSGYNLGLPFEWWTIPAIIVLTLSATAIYTGIYTTLTSLSFYSDAPTGIIPLMYNIQTYGRYPVTIYNRAIQVLLTWILPFAFVGVYPAALFLGREEMTRMALLTPVMGAIFLGIGLFTWSRGVRRYKGAGS
- a CDS encoding GTP cyclohydrolase II, whose product is MIKPEIASILKNKIQTIDRGDSANILVGPITLPVNLDGETVTFKWYSWLHVTEEERQELSGEDMTEKLIARLPSMKLADSQQSSVLVYGDFEHDEQALIRVHSICHTGDIFGSKRCDCGFQLRQSMRMIVENGSGALFYLANHEGRGIGLFSKAFAYLLQEEGLDTVEANLELGFEDDSRDYSDAISVLKALRTKPVTLITNNPKKLRALKAAGMNVARRVPLWGDVSVFNEKYLRTKVIRSGHLEAEDSQPFTGMAAGNL
- a CDS encoding U32 family peptidase gives rise to the protein MTELLAPAGNMEALKAAISNGCDAIYLGMQKFGARAYSSNFDFESLQEAVTYAHLRNVKIYVTMNTIVFENEVEEMKEQIHELNEIGVDGIIVQDLAAFDYIVKNFLDMEAHCSTQMGIDDVAGTLLFKELGAKRVVLSREVEIEKVKEIKRIAEIPLEIFVHGALCVSYSGNCLMSGLIGYRCGNRGRCVGSCRKDYELMDLTTDASLGKNFILSTKDLNTIDYIQDLKEIDSLKIEGRMKVPTYVANVVSKYRMALDNKITEEEKENLKKTFNRTFTKGYLFHEDKKNITNILRPNNFGYEIGIISRIVKDRYEITLTRPLNQNDTIRISHNKEDVNLTVVKLYNKEGELINKADNVCYIKIQETLSKGDVVYKTKDYFYSKELEASLEKEFKRFTLDIKVYACPDSKLFIDAEGLGFHYFYESEEILGEAIHNPTTKDQVIKQFSRLHDTIFELHHVDYEDCHAFIPAKLLNAARRDIVQGLYDLKLNSREKRTQALKVKEKISFAAQKPYLTASVTTKEQYDACVSCGIKEIYFNNVVRRNQNHYKEKEGQLLIGGYGGIYHYRETNPFVTDYSLNVVNATSCYELYKLGAKRVTLSYELNKSQMEDLRNAYYEENDGYPSLEVIVYGKAPLMFTKYCPMKKMNQCRVCKTKSYALKDENGTFPILSHDDCTTTLLNGKTLNLLDELQTIKGIEAFRLSFTVESQEQVVKVIHQASGKLNGSMNNPVFNQETDTRGHFNKEIL
- a CDS encoding ABC transporter ATP-binding protein produces the protein MAAIDVQDLRKTFKVQKNRGGLKGAFVDLFKREYNEVMAVKDISFQIPEGEICGYIGENGAGKSTTIKMLTGILVPTSGHLTVGGYVPYEEREKFVRNIGVVFGQRSQLWWDIGVVESFELLRKVYRVGEADYRKRLDELVERLELQELLNRPVRKLSLGQRMRCELVAALLHNPSIVFLDEPTIGLDIVVKSEIRSFLKDMNREHGTTILLTTHDLQDIEALCSRVIMLDDGRIIYDGGLDELKQRWGTGREVEFQFGAPTRLTKLEELTFGMPVRWSAENQLGATAWIPLELNVSDVLARVVGQADITDIKIIETNTDDIVRSIYQSGSASKSEEAVLAVSGEGAGHV
- a CDS encoding ABC transporter permease; this encodes MLDAYFDFIRIRFLTMLAYRLNYYTGILIYSLNIGVNYFTWKAIYGEGESLGGFTASQMTTYVAVSWMARAFYFNNLDREISTDIRDGSIAIQFIRPYNYVLAKMMQGLGEGMFRFMLFMIPGMAIAMLLFPVKLPSDPAAWAGFLVMLFFSFLINSQINVITGLLAFFVENNEGLMRMKRVIVDLFSGLIIPISLFPGWLSGILKVLPFQAITYLPGSVFTGRVKGVGIWNVLGIQIFWFAVLLIPLFFLYRAARQRLFVQGG
- a CDS encoding TetR/AcrR family transcriptional regulator codes for the protein MTNKPNTRDAILDTASKLFYCQGYHATGLNQIIKDSESPKGSLYYYFPDGKEELALACINRTSENMSRDLRCYMDNGGSAGEAVSDLLHGIAREAEKSAYEGLVPLSFWLAVETSGISDQLQQACRSVFLDWQNVIGERLVRDGFQEEEAVRKASATVSLIEGALLQALTCKEGGPLLAAAHAAAELLNRPAEK